In the genome of Brachypodium distachyon strain Bd21 chromosome 3, Brachypodium_distachyon_v3.0, whole genome shotgun sequence, the window CCCATCTTGTATGCATGTTGTgttacatttatttatttgtatgtcggcatgtcttgattgtgtaatcttatgtcggtctagtagtgtgtcggtatAAAAAACTCCTCTATGACTTAGctgttgtccgcaacccggcttcatggcaagctagagtaCGGGTGCGTTACTAAACACATGAAAAAGGATtgcagaaacaaacaaacgaGCGAGCCGAGATGCGCGTTACTTTACCTAACCCAGCATTCGTTTCCTATACCGGGTATTTCCAGGCGAGTTTTTTGAGTTTAAGATTTTTTGGAAGGTCTATTCTATGACTTCGTGATTAGtacgtcgaacgccgacaaggcagacaaagagCCGAGGTCATATAATTTCACCAGCAGTAAAAATAAACTCGGGGACTCAGTTGGAAACTCGATAACTTGCGGCAATAAGCCAATTCAAAATGTTGTGCATCACAGGCAAAAATACTTTAAGATAATTACATTTgcacccggcatcccggggatcTAACAGTTTTAAAAAGTTTTTGCCGACATCACTAGGCATGAATTCAGGCAGCAGGATCATTCGTGCTGGCACTCGGAGCATCTGTTGCGACGGAAGGCGACTCGGCCACGATTTCTTCGTccacctcttcctcttcttcctcggccgcctcctcgtctgCGTCCGATCTCAGACCCTCCACAAAAGTATGCATGTCGGCatactggatgaaggagtaggcccgTTCTTGACGCTTCGCAATCAGCTCCGGGTccgagaggaagggagagcCGACGCGCATGGACTGCAACACGTCGAGGttaatgccgtcgtaccaaaAAAGTACGAACGACAGTGCCACGTCAGCGCCGACACGAGCGGCTGACTCCCACCACTCGCTTAGCCGGTCCTCCAGTTCCAACAGACGCTTGGCCAGTTCCGGGATACCACTCAACACTTCCTCTCCCGGCCAAAGAGCTTGGAAGGCGCGGATGCCGGCATTAAGCATGTCAACCCCGAAAGCCTTCAAAGGCTTGACCCAGGTCCAGATACTGATGAGATAGTCGTCCACATCATATTCCGATGGCAATGCCTTGGACGAATCCCTCTTCCCGCGAGCCTTAATCACGGCAGCCTGAGCAGCTTTGGTAGAATGCGGGAAGATCTCTAACAGAGACAAAGAAGAAGTAGTAAGTCCCGGCACACTGCTATTGTCGGCCAAATGATCAAAGGAAAAGATTCGGGTTAGGGCAACTTACTGGCCAGCAATCCGTCTATCTTGCCGAGATCCCGAGTGCACACGCTCAGCATATGTGCGCTCTCGGTCTTCTCCTCTTTGGCAGCAGTGGCTCGAGTCTCGGCTTTGGCGAGAAGATCCTTGTATTTTTTGACTTCACCTTCTAGGCGGATCTTCTCGTCGGCTTGCGCAGAAAGTGCCGAGGTAAGTTGGACTACCTCGGCCATATGCGCCTCGGCCTGCGCTTCGAGTTGCGCTCTTAGCCGGGCCACCTCATCTCGGTGCTGCTCGACCAGCTGAGTCTTCTCCCCTATTTGGAAGACATGAATTACAAGAGTTCAAGACATAATGGATGCAATCCGAGATAGAGACTAAGTCATACCTTGCACTTCCATGACGCGCTTCAGAAGCTCCAACATTTGTGCATCATCTTCGACAGTGTATGAAGGCACATGTCAGTTTTCACAGTACATAGATAGCTCGACATAGCTGTTATGTCAGTGGAAGTATACTCACTCTTGTTCTGCTGTTCGGCCACCAAAGGTTTGTGCTTCGCTGCCAACTTCCGATGCGATGCGAGCAGAAGTTTGAAGGTTGCGTTGCGTTTGTTCATACAGCTCTGTAAGAAGGTGATCCACAGTTAATTCTATAGCAGTGGCAAGTCAGCAACtgtaagcttcaggccgactattctaaaacccggcctgaatctcgaggaatagtgtttgaagttttttaagcttcatgccgactattctaaaacccggcctgaatctcgaggattagtgtttgaagttttttaagtttcaggccgactattctaaaacccggcctgaatctcggggaatagtgtttgaagttttttaaatttcactccgactattctaaacgccggcctgaatctcggggaataatgtttgaagttttttaagcttcaggccgactattctaaaacctgtcctgaatctcggggaatagtgtttgaagttttttagcTTCatgccgactattctaaacccggcctgaatctcgcgGAATAGGGTTTGAAGTTTTCTGAagtaagcttcaggccgactaattcttattcgccctaaacctcggggactaggaatatatatactaaagGTAGAATGAAAAATTTCAAGGGTTTTTTGTACCTCGGTAGCTCGGCTGGATTCGAATAGCGCAACCCTCGCCTGGAACATCCGGGCCACCACCGACTCTGGAGTTGCTGCCACAGGTGGGGGGCCCACCAGAGCGTTCTGCTGCGCTGTCTGGATTGTGCTGGAGTTGACCTCTTAGCTGTCGGCGCTGTTCCAATCCATGACATACTGGCCGAGAGACCCCCAGTTGTCCCCGCTAGTTGTCCTAAGAGGAACTCCCTGAGTACCCCGGATGGATGGTGAGCCGGAGGAACTCGGAGGCTGTTCTCCTGTCGGGATGGCTGAGCTCCTGGTCTTCATAGCTCGAGCAGCTGCTAGTTGTGTCCGttgtggcagcggcggcgttgCCGTTGCTTGAGGTTCTTGGGGTTGTGTTGCCGGCTGATGAGGAGGATCCGCAGCCAACAATTGCGGCTGCGCATCAGGCGCTGCCGGCGAAGGAGCAGCTCCGGCCGCCGATGTCCCGGCCTCTGATGTCCCGGCTTGAGCGACATCCCGGACGGGAGATGTCGCATCTGCGGTGGTCTCGGTTTCCCCGTGGCCTGGGTAGAAGGCTCTGCACGAGGGGACGAGCTTGCCGAGATCTCGGACGCGATGCAGGTCTGAGACTGTGTAGCCGTAAGAGCCTCCCCGCAGGAATGGAATATTGTTACCTTCATATTGGTTAAGAAAAATACCGACATTAGAAATATAAATGGTGTAAAGCTTACCCGACGACCATGGGCTTCGGTTTTGGTTGTCGGCCAGCGGTTTTCTTTCGCTTCATGGTCCTGGAAAGATCAGTGTTCGCAATGCGTTTCTCGCCGGCCGACACCGGAGTAGCAGCAGGGGTCGCATCAAGGCTCGGATCGTCCAAGTCAGCTGTTCCCTGACCAATGCAGGCATGAGTATTTTGGAGATAAGTATTCTGATATCTATAAGAGGAGGTCGGGAGTTATTACCTACGGCATGTCGGGGGCCGGCATGAGGAATCGACATGTGATCCTCCGAATCCGGGTCTTCCGGGTCAGCTCCCATGCGATTGCTTCCGAAGCGCTTGTCCGGCGAGTGCCCGTCCTCATTGCGCTAGAGCGTGAATCTCTGCACAAAATTATAAGGTTACGCCGAGATAAAACATTATCGGTTGGAAGCCGGCATACTATCATGTCGGAAGAAAATCGAACAAGCATGTACAAAAACTTACCAAGGGTGCACGGTTCTTCTGGCTATACGGAACCTTACCCCAACCCCAGTTCTAGGACAGGTTGgtcttggcgatcgccttgACTCGACGCCGGACCTCGAATTTGTCTAGCATGATAGTTGAAACCCGGTTCGGGTCAAACCGGCCGCTGTGAAAACACATCTTATGTGTTTGACGTTGGAGCGGGCAGACCCGTCGGAACACGAACGTGACCAACAGGTCGTCAGCCGTCAGTCCATTTTCCTTCATCGCAATGATGCCGGCATGAACCTCATTGATCTTCGGGAGAGAGTCTTTGGGATCATACCGCcaattcttcttctcctccggcgggCCGACTATGAATCCCGACAAGTTGATCTTGTCGGTGTCGGAGGCATTCTTGACATAAAAGAAGGTCTTCAGCCACTTCTTgcaggactcaagaccttgaATCCGAGGAAAGACGGAACCCCGGCAGGgtatgacggtggcggcgccgcattgAGTCATGGGCTTAACGGCGTCGGGATTGTCTTTGTCAGTAAGGACCTGGGGCCGGAACATAAAATATTTGGCCCACAGGTCAACGGatggccagaggccgagataactCTCGCAGCAGGTAACAAAGGCAGAGAGAGTGAGAATGGCATTAGCCGGAAGGTGGTGAGGCTGGAGGCCGAAGTGGTCAAGGAATTGCCGGATAAAGTCGCTAACCGGGAGCCCGAAGCCGCGTTCGAAATGCGAAATGAAGACGACAAACTCACCAGGCTCGGGTGTCGGCGCGACCTCGTCGCCGGGATCCGgcactccacctcctccgggatCCGCCGTGTGCGGCGGAGCCAATCAATGTCCACTGGTGACACGTCGGAGCCCTCCCATCCAGCGCGCTCCGAGCCGGCgtcctcctcggtgtgctgaACGGCGGGGTCGACGGTGGCAGTATcacgggaagaagaagccatggcAAAAGAATAGATCTGGGACAGCTCCGGCGAGAGAGTGGCAGCACGAGGCGCGGGCGAGCAAGGGAACGGCGGCGAAAAGGCAGGCGAGCGCACGCAAGAACGCAGCGGCGAGCTTGGCTACTGGTGGCAAGAAATGCGGTGGCAGAGGAGCTTCAGGCTTGCGACAATGGCGGGCGCGCGAGAGCAGTGAAGGAGTTAGGGTTtcggggtggggggggggagtaAAAGAATCCCATCCCATCCCCTTATTTATAGTCGGGGCGCAATCATGGGGCGCGGATCTTGCGCACCCGCGATCCCCGTGGCCAACGGTAAAACCGCGCATGATCGTGGGGGTGTTTAACCCCATAAACAGCGCACGCGCGCGGTTACTGCGCAACGTGGCGCAGTAAATCCCGCCGAATCCGTGGAGATAAGGCAATGTGTGGAAACCGAAACTCCTCCTCTTAATGCCCTGCCGGTTTTCCTGTCCAATGGGACGACACATTCGCCTCAAAAGACGCCCCGGGAGTGCTTCCAGTCTTATCTTCCCGTTGTTAAAGCGAGGCGCAGAATATGCACGACAGGTGGCGTTAATGTCGGCAGAAAGAGGCTTTCTACTGCTGGCCGCGATAAAAAGAGGAATCTCGGCTCAAAGCTGAAAATACCACGCCGACTAAAAATGTCGGTGTTGCCAGATCTCGGCTAAGAAAGCTCGGGATTGTTTCGGCATTTTCCTTGGTCTAAGCCCTCCTAGGCTCTGAGTTGTTTGAGTtttgggaaactgtcgtggcccgacGTCACTTcctgccggaccgcaacaacttcagggactagtgtcggggggatgaccccgggtagggtcatgacgacacatatTAGCCGGGATAGCAAGAGCAAAGCCGGCGTAAGAAAgtacgccggcatccttaagcTGACTTAATAACTGGTTGGCATACAAAAGGTATGCCGGCttatctatcttgtcttatgtgattgcaggacaAGCACGAGCTATCTGATCGCGACTAAGGCCGGGATACGCCAACGGTCGTCTCCTGGtcacatggcgcaaagtaaagcaacgcTCCCTTTATGATGGAAAAGCAATCGTTGCTCACGTCGTTGTGCGGGGCAATTGCACAGTGACGCGTCGTAGAAAGACAGATGACGAAGGCCGGGGCATGGCTACAATGCGCGCCACCTGGCAGTACGATAAGCACAAAGCTGCATTGTCCCTGCCCGGACAATCCGGAGGAGACCATGGGGCGTACCCGGCGGGCCCGGTGGTAGCTAGGGCTTgcttttggtccacatgtcagtgtgacacctttggcctataaatagaaggaCCACCCATCCTGTGAGAGGGATTCCCCACTTAGCCATTTAGGagttctcctcctcttcttcttcctcctcaagaaGCAGCTGAACAAGCACCATTGTAGTCGTTGGTATCTCGggtaatacaacaaagcagtagtaggagctttacctcgtcaagagggctccgaacctgggtaaacgcCGTGTGTCCTTACTCAGTGCGTGGTTCACATCACGCCTTCCCTCCTTcggttcctccttcctccATCGGCCCCAtcttaagccatcctatgacatctgccgtgacaccaccacgacaatgAATCATTGGCATAATAGATTACAAAAGGAGAGAGTGGCGGAGGACTGGGAAGAGCAACATCCATGGCCGCGGTGGTTCAGAGCATGTTGCAGGGCATCAACGAGATGGGCATCGACTACATCCTCCTCACTCCCTCTTTCCCGGATTTGAGATTAATTCGTCTCTATTTCTTCTTCCGTGGATGTGTGTGCGTGGGAGGGGCGGGGAGCTTGGTCCAGCTCGACCCGGTGGCTGGAGGAGCACAAGCGACGGTGGCCTGAGAAGGGCGAGCGACGATGACCTTCACGCTCGGGTCGAGCTCGGAGTCGACCGTCACACCTGACAGGGAGGGCCGGAGGGGACACAGAAGGTCGGGCGGATGGGGGAGAGGTGGCTGGAGAGAGCTCTTGCCTGCGTCGTGCGCCACTTGCTGGCGTCGACCGCCGCGTGCACTATGGTCATATCGCTTGCCCCTCTGTGTTTCGGGAATGAGAGGTTTGGGGAAGAAACGTTTCGCGAGAGAGAGGACGCGGGATGAATTCGGGGCAATACAAAGCTCGCGCGGGGGGTCGGAATTGCGGGATGAGTGGGCGATGTGCGCAGGAGATGGTTCGGAATTCGGTCCCAATTCCAAGCGTTCAATTCCAGTCTCATCCAAACAACGGAATTGGGGATATCTAATACCAATTCTCAATTCCTTGCTCTaatatctacatccaaacagGTTTACAGAATTCGATTCTATGCGGTCTCTTTTCCGACAAATGTTCAtacatactctctccgttcctaaatataagaagtcctaggtttgttctaagtcaaactctTTAAACTTTgtccaagtttatagaaaattctACCAACATTTacgactctaaattagttttattaaatctatcatgattttttatagtatatttatttgatattctagatattgatatatttttctgtaaatTTAGTCAGATTTAAAGAAATTGACTTATGACAAatccgtctcaaaataagtgacttagATTTGTAAatattcttatacaaattcacgtcacttattttgaaaccCAGAGAATACTGCttagaaacaaagaaaacaccGTACTTGGACCAGTCCCACTTCGGCACATCACCAGCTCATTAATTGGGGGCCCAAATTTAATCAAGAAATTTCTCAACGTCCCATATTGATTTTGCAAACTTTCATCTAAGCATCAGCGGAAACGAGAGTTCCAGTCTCTCTAAACGACCCAAAGCCTAGAAGAAATTCGCATGACGGTAGACTAATTAATCAAGGAAATCTGTCGGCAAGTCAAGAATACATATAAATGGGTCACATCATAATTGATGTGTTTTTAATTGCTTCTCCGTTATTTTGTCGGTGTACGTACGCGGTTGGTGGCTTGATGCATTCCATTCAATTGGCTGCTCTGACCCAGCTCGATCGCCGGCAGCCAGGGATGTACTATCAGACTCGTAGTCATACATGTACGGCTTGACATGGACAATCCTATGACTAAGTACAGACTACCTTATCAGGCAGAGCCAAACACTGAAAATCAGAAGAGCTGTGGCGCGTGGCACGTCGCCGTTTGGTGAAATCTCACATCACCAAAGCAGGGGGCACCAAAGTCCCGGAAAGTTGACGGCCGGCCCCTCCGCGCCTGGGCCTGGTGTAATAAGCATGGAAAAATCAGTTAATTCACGTGCAAGAGTCCAAGAGCGCAACtgacgccggccgccgcgcgcaaGAGTCTCTTCGATTCCCCAACAAAGACAGGGTACGTGGGCACATGGCACAGTTGAACACGCATATGCATATATGAGCATCACCAATCCAATGACATACATATACTATCCAGCTAGAAGCTAGAGTTAGAGGCATAATCTATTAATTAATCATGAAGAATTGTCCAGTTTAAATAGCAGagaaccaaacaaaaacaatcaCAACGCGTCCACAGCACCAACAGCAGACGGATACACACTCGGGCACTCCGCACAAGTATCGACTAGGCAACCCATCTTGATGACAAgttacaaaagaaaacatgcaAAGTTCGTGTCAAAGAGTACTATTACTTGGAAGTTGCCTGTTTGTTTGTATTTAAACTTTAAAGCTAGATTGAGTCAAGAAAATTGCAAGACCACTAGATCATTTGCACGGAGGTCAGAGGTCACTAATATAATACAACGTGACCTCCGGGTTTTCTTCCATCAAATTTATGCAGAGAGAGACGGCCAAACTATAGACGAAGTCAAGTCAAATCCTTTGACTGAACCAATCACGTAGCCTATATAAGCCCTTACCAGAGGCACCGAGTGATATCCACACGACCACACCCATAGCTAACAGTCTGTCTTACGCTGTTACACACGTACGTATAGCTAGCTTGCACAAGATGAAGCTTCAGCAGGTAGCCGCACTTCTGCTGGCCCTTGCTGCGTCGGCCAGCGCCGTGACGTTCGACGCATCCAACACGGCGTCGAGCACTGCAGGAGGGCAGCGGTTCAACCAGGCCGTCGGCCTCGATTACTCGAAGCAGGTCCTCTCAGACGCCTCCACCTTCATCTGGACCACCTTCAACCAGCGTTCCACCGCTAACCGCAAGCCGGTGGACGCCGTGACCCTCGTCGTGGAGAACATCGACGGCGTCGCCTTCGCCAGCAACAACAGGATCCACCTCAGCTCCAAGTATGTCGGCGGCTACTCCGGCAATGTGAAGGCCGAGGTCACCGGCGTGCTGTACCACGAGGCAACGCACGTGTGGCAGTGGAACGGGCAAGGGAAGGCCAACGGCGGGCTCATCGAGGGGATCGCCGACTACGTGCGGCTCAAGGCAGGCTTCGCACCGGCGCACTGGCGGAAGGCCGGCGAGGGCGACCGGTGGGATCAGGGGTATGATGTGACGGCGAGGTTCCTCGACTACTGCGATTCGCTCAAGCCAGGGTTTGTCGCGGAATTAAACGGCAAGATGAAGGGTGGGTACACCGACGATTTCTTCGCGCAGATTCTCGGTAAGAGCGTGCAGCAGCTGTGGAAGGATTACAAGGCCAAGTACGGAGGCTGAATAGTTTactgattcataataagtatAACAAGTGTCTTGAATCTAATACAAAATTATTACGGATTGGATGGACTATATTATTCATGCACTGTTTGATGTAATAATTAAGAGACTGTACTGAAACGATCAAAAAGACAGATGTTTACATCTGTATCTTTTATTGAAAAAGGATGAAATGGTACAAATAAACGATTCTCCTATCTTTTTACTCCTTCCGATTATGGCAACCGATGGAGAGACAAGAGTACATTTGCGGGTCATATACACGCATCAGCCGCGGTACTTGGTCTTGTACTCCAGGCACGGCTCTTGCACGCTCCTCCCCAGTATCTGCACGAAGTAGTCGTCATTGTAGCCTTGGTCCTTCATCCTGTTGTTCCTCTCCACGACGAACCCCAGCCTCCCTACTGAGTCGCAGTAGTCGAGGAACCTCGCCGTCACGTCATACCCTTGGTCCcatcggccgccgccacccagtGCGCGGGCGCGACCCCGGCCCTGAGCCTGATGAAGTCGGCGTCCCCCTCGAAGACGCACTAATGCGCCTCGTAGTCCAGCAAGCCCCACTACCACACGTGCGCCGCCTCATGGTACAACACCTCCATCACCTCCGTCTCGAGGCCGCCTGCGCCGGAGTCTTCGATAGTGCCCCGAACCTACCGGCTGCCATCCATAGGCCACTAACATTGTGCACTTGAGCTCGATGGTGCTACCCGTGGTGGAGGCGATGGATTATCATAGAGCGAGGATGCTCTGGCGGGAGACAAACGGGAAAAGGAAGTATTATTTGGTTATCTGTCCAACTGCGTGCCTCCCCAAGGATTGTGGAGGACTTCGCATTTTAGACCTGGCTGATATGAACGAGAGTTTGCTCTGCATGTGAATCTAGAAGTTGGAAAATTCTTAAGGGACTTGTAGGAAATGTTGTCAAAAAAGTATCTGATAAACAAAGTGGTAGCTTTACATATTTCATGCATTTGGGTGCTCTAATTTATTTCTGGCAGAGCTTGAATCTACTTTTCCAGCAGTTTACAGAGTGGTTGGGGATGGGGAAAAAAACTAGTCTGGATGGATCGATAGATGGCATGGCCATATTTCTCTTGCTTTCATATTTCCGTGATTGTTTCGTATCATTTCGCTGCGATATCTCTCTTAAGAGAGTGGTGGTGGAAGGTTTGGGATGTGTACAATTTATAAGACTCCTGTATGGGGAAACTGTAGACCAATGGGAGCAGGCAGGGGCGAAGCTAGCTGAGAGAACCAACGGTGTCATCTATATTGCATCGGTGTCATTTTTTACAAATAAATAGTAGCCTTCACTAATTTACAAGGGATTTGCATCAAATCACCGGTGTCAAGTGACACCAGTGCTACAACGTTAGCTCCACCCCTGGGAGCAGGTGAGAGCTATAGTGGTTGGAGTGAGTTCGATCTGATTTTTCAACTCTGTAATCACTTATCCTCCTCGGTGGTTttgcaaaaaaggaaaatcaaatcaaagaaAGTTTTAAGCGGTCATCGAGATGGTGAAGCTGGTGTTATCTGAAGCTCTGCCCGGGCGACATAGTTGGGTTTCAATTGGTCGAAGATTGCAAGGACGTGCTCCAATCCGATGTTCTAGGGTTTTGGGGTTTCTGGTTGGGGATGTTTGGTCATCGCTCTTGGTATTTTGCTGCTGGTTTTTCCAGATCAGCTGTAATCTAGGCTCCTTGAGTTTTGAGGTTCCCTAGCTGTATGAAACAAcgtggcctttttttttttgtaaactgtttttctttctttcgtaCTCTACCTTTTTAAGACTGGTGGCGGTTCACATATTGGAAATCGGTGGGAGAGCCCACTGTTTTTAAAAATTATTATGTTTTCTCTGGTTGCTGCGAGAGCTAAATTAAAAGGATCAAGACACGCCTCCAACACTCTTGGCGGAGCCAAAACGAGAAGAAATTCGCAATTTCGCATGACGGTAGGCTAACTAGTCTAGGAAAATCTGTCGGCAAGTCAGGAATACATAAATGGGTCACATTCATGATCTGTTTTTAATTGCTTATCTGTTACAGTATTTTATTGGTGAACGCACGCGATTGATGGATTCCTTCTTCAATTGGCTACTCTGACTCAGCTCGATCGCCGGCACAGGGATAATGGGATGTATCATAGGCTCGTACTAGTCATACACGCACGGCTTGACTTGG includes:
- the LOC100828815 gene encoding uncharacterized protein LOC100828815; the encoded protein is MKLQQVAALLLALAASASAVTFDASNTASSTAGGQRFNQAVGLDYSKQVLSDASTFIWTTFNQRSTANRKPVDAVTLVVENIDGVAFASNNRIHLSSKYVGGYSGNVKAEVTGVLYHEATHVWQWNGQGKANGGLIEGIADYVRLKAGFAPAHWRKAGEGDRWDQGYDVTARFLDYCDSLKPGFVAELNGKMKGGYTDDFFAQILGKSVQQLWKDYKAKYGG